One window from the genome of Manis pentadactyla isolate mManPen7 chromosome 15, mManPen7.hap1, whole genome shotgun sequence encodes:
- the SERTAD1 gene encoding SERTA domain-containing protein 1, which produces MMLSKGLKRKREEEEKEALAVDAWWLDPSLPAVTQAPPAVASNSLFDLSVLKLHHSLRQSEPDLRHLVLVVNTLRRIQASMAPAAALPPVPTPPAAPGVADNLLASSDAALSASMASLLEDLSHIEGLSQAPQPLADEGPPGRSTGGAPPGLGALDLLGPATGCLLDDGLEGLFEDIDTSMYDSELWAPASECLKPGPEDGPGKEEALGLDEAELDYLMDVLVGTQALERPPGPGR; this is translated from the coding sequence ATGATGCTGAGCAAGGGCCTTAAGCGCaagcgggaggaggaggagaaggaagcccTGGCTGTTGATGCCTGGTGGCTGGATCCTAGTCTCCCAGCAGTGACACAGGCACCACCGGCCGTGGCCTCCAACTCCCTCTTTGACCTTTCGGTGCTCAAGCTGCACCACAGCCTGCGGCAAAGTGAGCCAGACCTGAGGCACCTGGTGCTGGTAGTGAACACACTACGGCGCATCCAGGCATCTATGGCACCGGCAGCTGCCCTGCCACCTGTGCCCACCCCACCTGCAGCCCCTGGAGTGGCTGACAACCTCCTGGCCAGCTCAGATGCCGCCCTCTCAGCCTCCATGGCCAGCCTTCTGGAGGACCTCAGCCATATTGAGGGCCTGAGCCAGgccccccagcctctggcagaTGAGGGGCCACCAGGCCGCTCCACTGGGGGAGCCCCACCTGGCCTGGGTGCTTTGGACCTGCTGGGCCCAGCCACTGGCTGTCTGCTGGACGATGGGCTTGAGGGCCTGTTTGAGGACATCGACACCTCCATGTATGACAGTGAACTTTGGGCGCCGGCCTCTGAGTGCCTCAAACCTGGCCCTGAGGATGGGCCTGGCAAGGAAGAAGCGTTGGGCCTGGATGAGGCCGAGCTGGACTACCTCATGGACGTGCTGGTGGGCACACAGGCACTGGAGCGGCCACCAGGGCCAGGGCGCTGA